In one window of Streptomyces sp. NBC_01224 DNA:
- a CDS encoding TetR/AcrR family transcriptional regulator: protein MPSSRPLRADARRNREALLTAAREAFLTGEADAHVEEIARRAGVAVGTLYRHFDTREALVEEVYRQEVDQLCAAPTELLDRHAPDEALRRFLLLLVEHAAVGKGMAVALESIMATDSPIFDDARAQMAQALDQLLKAGTAAGTIRGDVSGRTLLRALGGICGMHTTEGWQDEAVHITAILFDGLRFGAQNAG, encoded by the coding sequence TTGCCATCGTCACGTCCGCTGCGCGCTGATGCGCGGCGCAACCGCGAGGCGCTCCTGACCGCGGCACGGGAGGCATTCCTCACCGGCGAGGCCGACGCTCACGTAGAAGAGATCGCCCGGCGAGCCGGAGTCGCGGTCGGCACGCTCTACCGCCACTTCGACACACGCGAAGCCCTCGTCGAGGAGGTCTACCGCCAGGAGGTCGACCAGCTATGCGCCGCACCCACGGAACTCCTTGACCGGCATGCCCCGGACGAGGCCCTGCGGCGATTCCTGCTGCTGCTCGTGGAGCACGCCGCCGTGGGCAAGGGAATGGCCGTCGCGCTGGAGAGCATCATGGCGACGGACTCACCGATCTTCGATGACGCCCGCGCCCAGATGGCACAGGCCCTCGATCAGCTGCTCAAAGCGGGCACAGCAGCCGGCACCATCCGTGGCGACGTCAGCGGACGCACACTGCTGCGCGCACTGGGAGGCATCTGCGGAATGCACACCACGGAGGGCTGGCAGGACGAAGCCGTGCACATCACGGCGATCCTCTTCGACGGCCTGCGTTTCGGCGCACAGAACGCAGGCTGA
- a CDS encoding TetR/AcrR family transcriptional regulator: MNPDRRDRLRDAAIEVLAEAGGRGLTHRAVDTTAEVPPGTTKNYFPTRDALLRAVAERCLERYRETTAHMAATGPGSTDREGLVATFRALVENVAGPGRPRLLAYLELQVEAARKPWLSAILDPIAASDFEGFELAQRAAGLPVTPQRAAIVTLAIHAAIPHLLADGSDTLAAAGLDDPDRFVRGLLQAVYPESPDGLQVASAAAGDAARPHSC, from the coding sequence GTGAATCCGGATCGCCGAGACCGGCTGCGCGACGCGGCCATCGAGGTGCTGGCCGAAGCGGGCGGACGCGGCCTTACGCACCGCGCTGTCGACACGACCGCAGAGGTGCCGCCCGGCACCACCAAGAACTACTTCCCGACCCGGGACGCCCTACTGCGCGCGGTGGCCGAGCGCTGCCTGGAGCGGTACCGCGAGACCACGGCACACATGGCCGCCACTGGACCGGGATCCACTGACCGCGAGGGCCTGGTAGCCACGTTCCGGGCGCTCGTGGAGAACGTCGCAGGGCCCGGTCGCCCCCGCCTGCTCGCCTACCTGGAGCTGCAGGTCGAGGCGGCCCGCAAGCCCTGGTTGTCAGCCATCCTCGATCCCATCGCGGCCTCCGACTTCGAGGGTTTCGAGCTGGCTCAGCGGGCCGCCGGACTGCCCGTCACTCCGCAGCGGGCAGCCATCGTCACCCTCGCCATACACGCCGCCATCCCACACCTGCTGGCCGACGGCTCCGACACCCTGGCCGCCGCCGGCCTGGACGACCCCGACCGCTTCGTCCGCGGCCTCCTGCAGGCGGTGTATCCGGAGAGCCCAGACGGGCTGCAAGTGGCATCGGCCGCAGCTGGTGACGCGGCCCGACCTCACTCGTGCTGA
- a CDS encoding DUF6191 domain-containing protein, with protein MAVLVMVPFLLASARYIVVRTGRPDWLRHALAARTPRHGLGVGASVADELHAFLNSAKRVEIEHRVEEQVLKDDARDGAPPRMGVDLEAGTAVVRRKPKS; from the coding sequence ATGGCCGTGCTGGTGATGGTGCCGTTCCTGCTGGCTTCGGCCCGCTACATCGTCGTCCGTACCGGCCGACCCGATTGGTTGCGCCATGCCCTAGCGGCCCGCACACCGCGTCATGGGCTGGGTGTGGGGGCCTCGGTCGCCGATGAGCTGCATGCGTTCCTCAACTCGGCAAAGCGCGTGGAGATCGAGCACCGGGTGGAGGAACAGGTCCTGAAGGACGACGCGCGGGACGGCGCGCCGCCCCGCATGGGGGTGGACCTGGAAGCCGGTACGGCGGTGGTCCGGCGGAAGCCGAAGTCCTGA
- a CDS encoding SDR family NAD(P)-dependent oxidoreductase, which yields MTFPEEGLRGLRVLVTDGSRGLCEATARRFAAAGATVLTASRSAPPEDLPATFIPADLATDQGAAELGRRVIGSVGGVDVLVDRTRRGSPRSAGPSPSG from the coding sequence ATGACGTTCCCGGAAGAGGGGCTCCGCGGACTTCGTGTTCTGGTCACCGATGGCAGCCGCGGCCTGTGCGAGGCGACTGCCCGTCGATTTGCGGCAGCAGGCGCGACGGTGCTGACCGCCTCGCGCAGCGCGCCGCCGGAGGATCTGCCGGCCACCTTCATCCCTGCGGACCTTGCGACGGATCAAGGAGCAGCGGAACTCGGCCGACGGGTCATCGGCAGCGTCGGTGGGGTGGATGTCCTGGTCGACAGAACGCGGCGAGGTTCGCCACGGTCCGCTGGGC
- a CDS encoding DUF4232 domain-containing protein, with protein sequence MRTNWKFAVTVAATALTGAAGAGVAQASPVTAGSVAPSACRPANHTAKITEAPASAGHRHYRVTLTAPRGYEPCKLAGSPTNVRFSNRGSEIGVAAGHYGNQATVVTFGPGHPVHFDIQVPSSGRSTAAREASFTLQAPDGEIPGTSVAQGKLKVATDTLIGPVQRGA encoded by the coding sequence ATGCGTACGAACTGGAAGTTCGCCGTTACCGTCGCCGCCACTGCGCTGACGGGTGCTGCTGGTGCGGGAGTCGCGCAGGCTTCGCCCGTAACGGCCGGCAGCGTCGCCCCTTCGGCCTGCCGGCCGGCCAACCACACCGCGAAGATCACCGAGGCGCCCGCCAGCGCAGGGCACCGCCACTACCGCGTGACGCTGACCGCGCCGCGCGGGTACGAGCCGTGCAAGCTGGCCGGTTCGCCCACCAACGTGCGGTTCTCGAACCGCGGTTCGGAGATCGGGGTCGCCGCTGGCCACTACGGCAACCAGGCAACCGTGGTGACCTTCGGCCCGGGCCACCCGGTGCACTTCGATATCCAGGTTCCCAGCAGCGGCCGCAGCACCGCCGCGAGGGAGGCATCGTTCACGCTCCAGGCTCCGGACGGGGAGATCCCCGGCACGTCCGTCGCCCAGGGCAAGCTCAAGGTGGCCACCGATACCCTCATCGGTCCGGTCCAGCGCGGCGCCTGA
- a CDS encoding FAD-dependent oxidoreductase yields the protein MTGMAVVVGAGVGGLATAIGLRRAGWEVSILERRTELEQYGTAFGIHPTAQAALDRLGVGEAFRGRAVPYRGARIRTPEGKVMASLPLERIERRAGRPELLISRPYLIDALMAELDAFGDVPLKFGENVSEVDALVAGYDLVVGADGIRSAVRAVRFGERSGPRHLGTVAWIGIADFESGVYGETWGKGRFFGMTPVEPGRTNWYATVPEATTAEELRGHFEDWHNPIPRVLAETDPSTWIRYEMRHLFPALPTFVNGGRVALVGDAAHAMTPNLGQGACTAILDAEALTRAVAEHDPVGLPAALRAYDSERRRSAQRVAFGSRNLHRFMTTERTRLRNSLFRMMPS from the coding sequence ATGACGGGAATGGCGGTTGTAGTTGGGGCGGGAGTCGGTGGGCTGGCGACGGCGATCGGGCTGCGCCGCGCGGGTTGGGAGGTGTCGATCCTGGAGCGGCGGACGGAGCTGGAGCAGTACGGCACCGCGTTCGGCATCCACCCCACCGCGCAGGCCGCGCTCGATCGTCTGGGGGTGGGCGAGGCGTTCCGCGGTCGGGCAGTTCCCTACCGAGGGGCCCGTATCCGCACCCCAGAGGGGAAGGTGATGGCGAGCCTCCCGCTGGAGCGGATCGAGCGGAGGGCCGGCCGCCCCGAACTGCTGATCTCCCGGCCCTACCTGATCGATGCACTCATGGCCGAGTTGGACGCCTTCGGAGATGTACCTCTCAAGTTCGGGGAGAACGTCTCCGAGGTGGATGCGCTGGTGGCCGGGTACGACCTGGTGGTCGGTGCCGACGGAATCCGCAGCGCCGTGCGCGCCGTCCGGTTCGGCGAGCGCAGCGGTCCGCGGCACCTCGGAACCGTCGCCTGGATCGGCATCGCCGACTTCGAGAGCGGCGTCTACGGCGAGACCTGGGGCAAGGGCCGGTTCTTCGGGATGACTCCGGTCGAGCCGGGCCGCACCAACTGGTACGCCACCGTGCCCGAGGCCACCACCGCCGAGGAGCTGCGCGGACACTTTGAGGACTGGCACAACCCCATCCCGCGTGTCCTCGCCGAGACCGACCCGTCCACCTGGATCCGTTACGAGATGCGGCACCTGTTCCCCGCTCTGCCGACCTTTGTCAACGGTGGGAGGGTCGCGCTGGTCGGCGACGCGGCGCACGCCATGACGCCCAACCTGGGCCAAGGTGCGTGCACGGCGATCCTCGACGCGGAGGCCCTGACCCGGGCCGTCGCCGAGCACGACCCGGTCGGCCTGCCCGCCGCCCTGCGCGCCTACGACTCGGAACGCCGTCGCAGCGCCCAGCGGGTCGCCTTCGGCTCCCGGAACCTGCACCGCTTCATGACCACCGAGCGCACCCGCCTGCGCAACTCGCTGTTTCGCATGATGCCGAGCTGA